A genomic stretch from Sphingomonas faeni includes:
- a CDS encoding TlyA family RNA methyltransferase translates to MVKTRADQMLVDRGLVESRTRAQALIMAGLVFAGTKKVDKPGQTLPDDVVLDVRGRDHPWVSRGGIKLAHGLAHFGWDVSGAVAIDVGSSTGGFTDVMLKNGVAKVYAVDSGTNQLAWSLRQDDRVVVHEQTSARILTPAHIPEPIDLIVCDASFIGLAKVLERPMTFAKPDARLLALVKPQFEAGRGEVGKGGVVRDTAIHQRVCDEVAAWLTGQGWSVIGVVESPITGPEGNVEFLIAALHGEGSTMEQSDVEVPADTQSSPSS, encoded by the coding sequence ATGGTAAAAACACGGGCGGACCAGATGCTGGTCGACAGAGGCCTCGTCGAGTCGCGCACGCGGGCGCAGGCGCTGATCATGGCGGGCCTGGTGTTCGCGGGTACGAAGAAGGTCGACAAGCCCGGCCAGACTCTCCCCGACGACGTGGTGCTCGACGTGCGCGGTCGCGATCACCCCTGGGTTTCGCGCGGCGGGATCAAGCTCGCCCACGGCCTCGCGCATTTCGGCTGGGACGTGAGCGGCGCGGTCGCGATCGACGTCGGCTCCTCCACTGGCGGCTTTACCGACGTCATGCTTAAGAACGGCGTGGCCAAGGTCTACGCGGTCGACAGCGGCACCAACCAGCTCGCCTGGTCGCTTCGCCAGGACGATCGCGTCGTCGTCCACGAACAGACCAGCGCACGCATTCTTACGCCCGCGCACATCCCCGAGCCGATCGACCTTATCGTCTGCGATGCGAGCTTCATCGGGTTGGCCAAGGTGCTCGAACGACCAATGACCTTCGCCAAGCCCGACGCACGGCTGCTGGCGCTGGTGAAGCCGCAGTTCGAGGCAGGACGTGGTGAAGTGGGGAAGGGCGGTGTGGTCCGCGATACCGCGATCCACCAACGCGTCTGCGACGAGGTCGCTGCGTGGTTGACGGGGCAGGGGTGGAGCGTGATCGGTGTCGTCGAGAGCCCGATCACCGGACCCGAGGGCAATGTGGAGTTCCTGATTGCGGCGCTGCATGGCGAGGGCTCGACCATGGAACAGTCCGATGTCGAAGTGCCTGCCGATACCCAATCATCACCGTCATCCTGA
- a CDS encoding TspO/MBR family protein — protein sequence MCVGGIASKGQLRMSFLRWAVVTVPLILLLGFLSGRSVSVGSENAWYVALAKPALNPPGWVFPVVWTTLYIMIGLALAMILNARGAQLRGLAVALFVAQFVLNLAWTPIFFGAHKIGLSVLVIVAMLALSIAATFVFARIRPAAAWLMVPYMVWISFAGVLAFSIGQLNPGAETLAPAPHTSQML from the coding sequence ATGTGTGTGGGCGGTATCGCTTCGAAGGGCCAGTTGAGGATGTCGTTCCTCCGCTGGGCGGTCGTGACCGTGCCCCTGATCCTGCTGCTTGGCTTCCTATCCGGACGATCGGTCAGCGTCGGCAGCGAGAATGCCTGGTACGTCGCGCTCGCCAAGCCTGCGTTGAACCCGCCCGGCTGGGTCTTCCCGGTGGTATGGACCACGCTTTACATCATGATCGGGCTGGCGCTCGCGATGATCCTCAATGCGCGCGGTGCACAGTTGCGTGGGCTGGCCGTTGCGCTGTTCGTCGCTCAGTTCGTGCTCAACCTCGCCTGGACGCCGATATTCTTCGGCGCACACAAGATCGGGCTGTCGGTACTCGTGATCGTCGCGATGCTGGCGCTGTCGATCGCCGCGACCTTCGTATTCGCGCGCATCCGTCCCGCCGCAGCGTGGCTTATGGTGCCGTATATGGTGTGGATCAGCTTTGCCGGCGTGCTCGCGTTCAGCATCGGGCAATTGAACCCCGGTGCCGAAACCCTTGCACCTGCGCCGCATACGTCCCAAATGCTGTGA
- a CDS encoding pyrroline-5-carboxylate reductase family protein, whose amino-acid sequence MNSGSNFPAGPLWLIGCGNMGGAMLRRWIAAGLDPASVTVITRSGRGAPDGVRSLTVLPDEAAPATLMLALKPQQIDAAQALMAPLRGAPKLLLSILAGVDHAALTQRFAADTIVRAMPNLPVAIGKGVTSLYTVGASSDAIAAAEAFAAPLGHYEWIADEAHFDAVTALAGSGPGFVFRFADALAKAGAALGLPADQATRLAIATLEGSAIMSAEADVSPAILADRVASPGGSTRAGLNVLDDNDALVNLLTKTLAASERRNAEMAAAAR is encoded by the coding sequence ATGAACTCGGGTTCTAACTTTCCGGCAGGTCCGTTGTGGCTGATCGGCTGCGGCAACATGGGCGGCGCGATGCTGCGGCGCTGGATCGCGGCCGGGCTCGATCCCGCTAGCGTGACGGTGATTACGCGGAGCGGTCGAGGTGCCCCCGACGGCGTTCGTTCGCTGACCGTGCTACCTGACGAGGCTGCGCCGGCCACGCTGATGCTGGCGCTGAAGCCGCAGCAGATCGACGCGGCGCAAGCGTTGATGGCGCCGCTGCGCGGGGCTCCGAAGCTGTTGCTTTCGATCCTGGCGGGTGTCGATCATGCCGCACTGACCCAGCGGTTCGCGGCCGACACGATCGTCCGCGCGATGCCCAACCTCCCGGTCGCAATCGGCAAGGGCGTGACGTCGCTCTACACGGTCGGCGCGTCGAGCGATGCGATCGCTGCCGCCGAAGCCTTTGCCGCCCCCCTCGGCCACTATGAATGGATCGCCGACGAAGCGCATTTCGACGCCGTGACCGCGCTCGCAGGCAGCGGCCCCGGCTTCGTATTCCGCTTTGCCGACGCGCTCGCCAAGGCTGGCGCCGCACTAGGGTTGCCGGCGGACCAGGCCACCCGTCTGGCGATCGCGACGCTGGAGGGCTCTGCGATCATGTCCGCCGAGGCTGACGTGTCGCCGGCGATACTTGCCGACCGGGTCGCAAGCCCAGGCGGTTCGACGCGTGCTGGGCTCAACGTGCTTGACGATAACGACGCTCTCGTGAATCTGCTGACAAAGACGCTCGCCGCTTCGGAGCGCAGGAACGCCGAAATGGCCGCAGCGGCGCGTTGA
- a CDS encoding YbjN domain-containing protein: MMLEHADHDHEDAAPIDMLESYYAAHGWEHERHDDEIVATVKGSWATYELRALWRDDDSVLQFLAFPDIKVPDERRQAVYETIGLVNEQLWIGHFELWSTSGILLFRHAAMVDGGDDGTMSLDAAELLVESAIEECERFYPVFQFVLWGGKSPKDAIAAALIETHGEA, encoded by the coding sequence ATGATGCTTGAACACGCCGACCACGACCACGAAGATGCCGCCCCGATCGACATGCTCGAGAGCTATTACGCCGCGCATGGCTGGGAGCATGAGCGTCACGACGACGAGATCGTCGCGACCGTCAAGGGAAGCTGGGCGACCTACGAACTGCGCGCGCTGTGGCGTGACGACGATAGCGTCCTGCAATTCCTCGCTTTTCCAGACATCAAGGTGCCCGACGAGCGTCGCCAGGCGGTGTACGAGACGATCGGGCTGGTCAACGAACAGCTCTGGATCGGACATTTCGAACTCTGGTCGACAAGCGGCATATTGCTCTTCCGGCATGCGGCGATGGTCGATGGCGGCGACGACGGCACGATGTCGCTCGACGCGGCGGAACTGCTGGTCGAATCGGCGATCGAGGAGTGCGAGCGCTTCTATCCGGTGTTCCAGTTCGTGCTGTGGGGCGGGAAGAGCCCCAAGGACGCAATCGCTGCGGCGTTGATCGAAACGCACGGCGAGGCATGA
- a CDS encoding tryptophan halogenase family protein, with the protein MTPQAPQSIVIVGGGTAGWMAAVAFGRLMGPAGVRVTLVESDAIATIGVGEATIPPIRTFHAMLGIDENAFLQATGGSYKLGIRFEGWSCPGESYIHPFGQIGTDVVGVPFAAQWLRAHQVGMADPLAQYSLEARAAEAGRFSRPIANGDSPLSRIGYAYHFDAGRYAAFLRTQAEQRGVVRREGTIERVETGPAGIAAVHLANGSRIDGDLFLDCSGFRALLISGALGTGWVDWSEWLPCDRAVAVATSADAAPLPMTRAIAGPAGWRWRIPLQHRTGNGHVFSSRHLSEDEATAQLLADVEGKTLGDPRIIRFATGHRERMWSGNCIALGLAAGFMEPLESTSIHLVQSGLQHLLRLLPTGKMSMPASALVDRYNRVMTAEFVRIRDFLVAHYHLNARPERFWRERAIAPIPDGLADKLALFRAGGRIFREADELFNETSWLSLLTGQNAPVEGYDPICDAVPLHVAVRRLAQIEQVVGASLNHMPPHADALSRIAARESRRADHLAPL; encoded by the coding sequence GTGACTCCGCAGGCTCCGCAGTCGATCGTCATCGTCGGCGGCGGCACCGCCGGGTGGATGGCAGCGGTCGCCTTCGGCCGTCTGATGGGTCCCGCCGGCGTGCGAGTAACACTGGTGGAGTCGGATGCGATCGCGACGATTGGCGTCGGCGAAGCGACGATCCCGCCGATTCGAACCTTCCACGCGATGCTGGGGATCGACGAGAACGCGTTCCTCCAAGCCACGGGTGGCAGTTACAAGCTCGGCATCCGCTTCGAAGGCTGGAGCTGCCCCGGCGAGTCCTACATCCATCCTTTCGGGCAGATCGGCACGGACGTCGTCGGCGTACCCTTCGCTGCACAGTGGCTGCGCGCGCATCAGGTTGGAATGGCGGATCCACTCGCGCAGTATTCCCTCGAGGCACGCGCCGCAGAAGCCGGAAGGTTCTCCCGCCCGATCGCCAATGGCGATTCGCCATTATCCCGGATTGGCTACGCATATCATTTCGACGCCGGCCGCTATGCCGCCTTCCTCCGTACCCAGGCTGAGCAACGGGGCGTCGTCCGTCGCGAAGGAACGATCGAGCGCGTCGAAACTGGCCCGGCAGGCATCGCTGCGGTTCACCTCGCGAACGGCAGTCGTATCGACGGCGATCTGTTCCTGGATTGCTCCGGCTTTCGCGCGCTGCTGATCAGTGGGGCGCTTGGTACCGGTTGGGTAGACTGGTCCGAGTGGTTGCCTTGCGACCGGGCAGTTGCGGTGGCCACGAGCGCTGACGCTGCGCCGTTACCGATGACGCGCGCGATTGCGGGGCCCGCGGGCTGGCGATGGCGTATTCCCCTTCAACACCGCACGGGCAACGGCCACGTCTTTTCGAGTCGTCATCTGAGCGAAGATGAGGCGACCGCACAGCTTTTGGCCGATGTCGAAGGCAAGACGCTCGGCGACCCTCGCATAATCCGCTTTGCAACGGGGCACCGCGAACGCATGTGGAGCGGGAACTGCATCGCCCTAGGCTTGGCCGCCGGCTTCATGGAACCGCTCGAGTCAACCAGCATCCACCTCGTGCAGAGTGGATTGCAGCATCTTCTGCGCCTGTTACCGACCGGTAAGATGTCCATGCCTGCTTCCGCCCTTGTCGATCGGTACAATCGGGTAATGACCGCGGAGTTCGTTCGCATTCGCGATTTCCTGGTCGCGCATTATCATTTGAACGCCCGGCCCGAGCGTTTCTGGCGCGAACGTGCAATTGCTCCGATCCCCGACGGACTCGCCGACAAGCTTGCGCTGTTCAGGGCGGGAGGACGTATTTTCCGCGAAGCAGACGAGCTTTTCAATGAAACGAGCTGGCTGTCGCTGCTGACGGGACAAAACGCGCCCGTCGAGGGGTACGACCCGATCTGTGACGCTGTACCACTACACGTTGCCGTGCGCCGCTTGGCGCAGATCGAGCAGGTCGTAGGTGCCTCGCTAAATCATATGCCGCCGCATGCCGATGCGCTCTCGCGGATTGCAGCTCGAGAGTCTCGACGCGCCGATCATTTAGCGCCGCTGTAG
- a CDS encoding accessory factor UbiK family protein, with protein MQSENRVFDDIVKVLNGAAGTLAGVGREAGSGARERAREWLGGLDFVSREEFDAVKAMAAAARDENDVLKARLDALEAKFAAQSTVNAPLGASVD; from the coding sequence ATGCAGTCCGAAAACCGCGTGTTCGACGATATCGTCAAGGTCTTGAACGGTGCTGCCGGTACGCTTGCGGGCGTCGGTCGCGAAGCCGGTTCCGGTGCGCGGGAACGTGCACGCGAATGGCTCGGCGGGCTCGACTTCGTCAGCCGCGAAGAGTTCGACGCCGTAAAGGCGATGGCCGCTGCGGCGCGTGACGAGAACGATGTGTTGAAGGCCCGGCTCGATGCGCTCGAAGCCAAGTTTGCGGCACAATCGACGGTAAACGCACCGCTTGGGGCGTCGGTCGACTGA
- a CDS encoding RBBP9/YdeN family alpha/beta hydrolase — translation MGSFAPYDSVQPTILTVPGLGGSGPSHWQTLWEDARPDTVRVELGMWNTPHRNAWVTRLDEAIRRADAPVILAAHSLGCLAVAWWAELSPQPYGWPVAGALLVAPADVDRGGAQAELKGFSPTPRTPLPFPSIVVASSDDPWVTPERAHSMAADWGSHFVDAGPQGHLNAASGIGWWREGQDLLERVIAASGDGRGQALPPSKARSILAVSATDAAQTHYLGG, via the coding sequence GTGGGTAGTTTCGCACCGTATGATTCCGTCCAGCCGACGATCCTGACCGTGCCCGGTCTTGGCGGCTCGGGTCCTTCGCATTGGCAGACGTTATGGGAGGATGCGCGACCCGATACGGTACGCGTCGAACTTGGCATGTGGAACACGCCGCATCGCAACGCCTGGGTGACGCGGCTCGACGAAGCGATCCGCCGCGCGGACGCACCGGTGATCCTGGCTGCGCACAGCCTTGGATGCCTGGCGGTGGCGTGGTGGGCGGAACTTAGTCCTCAGCCTTATGGCTGGCCGGTTGCCGGCGCGCTTCTGGTGGCGCCTGCGGATGTCGATCGGGGCGGCGCGCAGGCGGAGTTAAAGGGCTTCTCGCCGACGCCGCGCACGCCGTTGCCGTTTCCGTCGATCGTGGTGGCGAGCAGCGACGATCCCTGGGTCACGCCTGAGCGCGCGCACAGCATGGCGGCGGACTGGGGCAGTCACTTCGTCGACGCTGGGCCGCAGGGGCATCTTAACGCTGCGAGCGGGATCGGCTGGTGGCGCGAGGGGCAGGATCTGCTGGAGCGGGTGATCGCGGCGAGTGGTGATGGGCGGGGGCAGGCTTTGCCGCCGAGTAAGGCGCGGTCGATCCTTGCGGTGAGTGCGACGGACGCTGCGCAGACCCACTATTTGGGTGGGTGA
- a CDS encoding tryptophan halogenase family protein, translating into MGARMQVVIVGGGTAGWMTAAALAMSFAGRLADVTLIESEEIGTVGVGEATVPHIRFFNQRLGIDESDFIRRTNATFKLGIEFRDWSRLGDSYIHPFGDFGHDIDGLPFHQHWLHATQDDARDMPGLEACSLPIVAARDNRFAPPLDDPRSIGSTYSYAYQFDAALYAAYLRDYAEARGVVRIEGRVDAVEPHEDGIGAVRLADGRRIAGDLFVDCSGFRALLIDGALKVGHQDWSHWLPCDAAWAVPTANTGPLTPYTRATARDAGWQWRIPLQHRTGNGHVFSTRFTDPEIARTLLLDNLEGEALAEPRMLRFRTGRRDRQWVGNCVAIGLSAGFLEPLESTSIHLIQLAIGKLIELFPAGGVFDPVDEAEYNRAMALEYDRVRDFLVLHYCATERDDTPFWRYMRTMALPSSLTEKIAEFRERGIVVQYREGMFLPASWLAVYHGQRINPGRVNPLIADTPVAASQARVAAVAAACQRAAASMPTHEDYIARIRQVA; encoded by the coding sequence ATGGGCGCCCGGATGCAAGTGGTAATCGTTGGTGGCGGTACCGCCGGTTGGATGACAGCGGCCGCATTAGCCATGAGTTTCGCCGGCCGACTTGCCGACGTGACACTGATCGAATCCGAGGAGATCGGCACGGTGGGCGTCGGCGAAGCGACCGTCCCTCACATCCGGTTTTTTAATCAAAGATTGGGTATAGACGAATCGGACTTTATTCGTCGTACAAATGCGACCTTCAAGCTCGGCATCGAATTCCGCGATTGGAGTAGGCTCGGCGACAGCTACATCCATCCGTTCGGCGATTTCGGACACGACATTGACGGTCTACCGTTCCACCAGCATTGGCTGCACGCGACGCAAGACGACGCTCGCGACATGCCGGGGCTGGAGGCGTGCTCGCTGCCGATCGTCGCTGCCCGCGACAACCGTTTCGCTCCACCTCTCGATGATCCGCGTTCGATCGGATCGACCTATTCCTACGCCTATCAGTTCGATGCAGCGCTCTATGCGGCCTATCTGCGCGACTATGCCGAGGCGCGCGGCGTCGTCCGGATCGAAGGGCGTGTCGACGCGGTCGAACCACACGAGGACGGTATCGGCGCGGTTCGCCTCGCCGATGGTCGGCGTATCGCAGGCGACCTGTTCGTCGACTGCTCCGGCTTCCGCGCGCTGCTGATCGATGGTGCGCTTAAGGTCGGGCATCAGGATTGGTCGCATTGGCTGCCGTGCGACGCGGCATGGGCCGTTCCGACGGCCAACACTGGTCCGCTGACCCCTTATACGCGGGCGACCGCACGCGATGCCGGGTGGCAATGGCGTATTCCGCTTCAGCATCGCACGGGCAACGGTCACGTCTTCTCGACCCGGTTCACCGATCCTGAAATCGCCCGGACGCTGCTGCTCGACAATCTGGAGGGCGAAGCACTCGCCGAGCCGCGCATGCTGCGGTTTCGTACCGGTCGGCGGGACAGGCAATGGGTCGGGAATTGCGTCGCGATCGGCTTGTCCGCCGGGTTCCTCGAACCTCTCGAATCGACCAGCATTCATCTGATCCAGCTCGCGATCGGCAAGCTTATCGAGTTGTTCCCGGCTGGGGGCGTGTTCGATCCGGTCGACGAGGCGGAATATAACCGCGCGATGGCGTTGGAATACGATCGTGTCCGCGACTTTCTGGTGCTCCATTATTGCGCCACGGAACGCGACGACACGCCCTTCTGGCGCTACATGCGAACCATGGCCCTGCCCTCGTCGCTGACCGAGAAGATCGCCGAATTCCGCGAGCGAGGTATTGTCGTACAATACCGCGAGGGCATGTTCCTGCCCGCAAGCTGGCTTGCAGTCTATCATGGCCAACGGATCAACCCTGGTCGCGTCAATCCGCTGATCGCCGACACGCCGGTCGCAGCGTCGCAGGCGCGCGTCGCCGCCGTCGCGGCGGCTTGCCAGCGCGCGGCGGCCTCCATGCCGACTCACGAGGACTATATCGCGCGGATACGGCAAGTCGCATGA
- a CDS encoding tryptophan 7-halogenase, whose translation MTQTIAIVGANLCGWMTAAALARRLPYAAYQIVVIDDGAAGDGLGDFAPMITVPPALVAFHAEIGLDHAALVGAGGGHALGVAFDGWRGDGSAAFLSYGETGTPYEGIAFHHLVGRLRATGANVRLADHALAAVAAQTGRFAPDGSIAHAVHVRTDQYSALLRSLASNAGATMTSAPLAEVHSDADGIVETLTLADGSEIAPLLVLDCSGSAAVVAGRTSPGFEDWSALLPCDRTQVALMPAEGAPPPYTQVDAQDDGWIATWPVEGVDVRLICRVGGEGHPFRAGRRVEAWRGNCVALGAAAGVLEPLHPTALSLLLRSLARLIQLWPATPRAPVEAAAFNRAGASAIEGARDFLVAQYAVAGRAGAFWDDRRSASLPEHVAAKRDLFAARGRLPMYDDEPFEEEDWAAMFDAMGVVPRRYDARADLVPVDAIERHLAENRARIIARVRALPSYAGVAA comes from the coding sequence ATGACCCAGACCATTGCGATCGTCGGTGCAAATCTTTGTGGGTGGATGACCGCCGCGGCGCTTGCCCGCCGGCTTCCCTATGCCGCGTACCAAATAGTGGTGATCGACGACGGCGCCGCCGGTGACGGGCTCGGCGACTTCGCGCCGATGATCACCGTCCCCCCCGCACTGGTCGCGTTCCACGCCGAGATCGGGCTCGACCACGCGGCGCTCGTCGGCGCGGGCGGCGGCCATGCACTGGGCGTTGCGTTCGACGGATGGCGAGGCGACGGCAGCGCGGCGTTCCTGTCCTACGGCGAAACCGGCACACCGTATGAGGGTATTGCCTTCCACCACCTCGTCGGACGCCTGCGTGCTACCGGGGCGAACGTGCGGCTCGCGGATCACGCCCTCGCGGCTGTTGCGGCACAAACCGGTCGATTCGCTCCCGATGGGTCGATCGCGCACGCCGTCCATGTTCGAACGGACCAATATTCCGCTTTGCTGCGATCGCTTGCGTCGAACGCCGGCGCGACGATGACTTCGGCGCCCCTAGCTGAAGTGCATAGTGACGCGGATGGCATCGTCGAAACGCTGACGCTCGCCGATGGCAGTGAGATCGCGCCTCTGTTGGTGCTCGACTGTTCGGGCAGCGCCGCCGTGGTGGCCGGTCGAACCTCGCCCGGCTTCGAAGACTGGTCTGCTTTGCTGCCGTGCGACCGGACCCAGGTCGCGCTCATGCCTGCGGAGGGTGCGCCGCCGCCTTACACGCAGGTCGACGCGCAGGACGATGGCTGGATCGCGACCTGGCCGGTCGAGGGTGTCGACGTCCGTCTGATCTGCCGTGTCGGCGGTGAGGGTCACCCGTTCCGCGCAGGGCGCCGCGTCGAGGCATGGCGCGGCAATTGCGTCGCGCTCGGTGCGGCGGCGGGGGTGCTCGAACCGCTGCATCCGACTGCGCTGTCGTTGCTGCTGCGCTCGCTCGCGCGACTGATCCAGCTCTGGCCGGCTACGCCTCGTGCACCGGTCGAAGCCGCCGCGTTCAATCGCGCCGGCGCGTCTGCGATCGAGGGCGCACGGGACTTCCTGGTCGCGCAATATGCGGTTGCGGGTCGGGCTGGCGCGTTCTGGGACGATCGCCGTTCCGCGTCCTTGCCGGAGCACGTCGCGGCCAAGCGCGACCTGTTCGCGGCGCGCGGTCGCTTGCCGATGTACGACGACGAACCCTTCGAGGAAGAGGATTGGGCTGCCATGTTCGATGCGATGGGCGTGGTGCCGCGCCGGTACGATGCACGGGCCGATCTGGTCCCGGTCGATGCGATCGAGCGTCATCTTGCCGAGAACCGCGCGCGGATCATCGCTCGGGTGCGTGCGCTGCCGTCCTATGCGGGGGTTGCGGCATGA
- a CDS encoding cupin-like domain-containing protein, producing MKIDQPAATDARVDERPAVDATTFAAEIAPRDTPVVLRGQVAHWASVRAGKTGHQATARYLASLGDGGRPMEVLIGGPEFGGRFFYRGDNLEGFNFHREKASLGILLSELLRLAELPERERHVLYANAATASEHMPGWAAANPLDLPLGGAAPRLWIGNGSQTATHYDGSTNLACVVAGQRRFTLFPPDQVGNLYIGPLDRTLAGPPASMVDPLAPDLDRYPRYAEALGHAMVADLGPGDALFIPAIWWHHVQAFGTLNVLCNYWWAFDPSVSAFHAFVHAMMAVRDRPAAEKEGWRAWFEHYVFGDDAHAAGDHLPEAARGILGLASPDRTERIRGYLLKSLQRR from the coding sequence ATGAAAATCGATCAGCCTGCTGCCACCGATGCGCGTGTCGACGAACGACCCGCAGTCGATGCCACGACATTCGCCGCCGAAATCGCGCCGCGCGATACGCCGGTCGTGCTCCGCGGACAGGTGGCGCATTGGGCGAGCGTACGCGCTGGTAAGACGGGTCACCAGGCGACGGCACGGTATCTCGCAAGTCTCGGTGATGGCGGCCGACCTATGGAGGTGCTGATCGGTGGCCCAGAGTTTGGCGGGCGATTCTTTTATCGCGGCGACAATTTGGAAGGGTTCAACTTCCACCGCGAAAAGGCGTCGCTCGGTATCTTGCTGAGCGAATTGCTCCGGCTCGCGGAACTGCCTGAACGCGAGCGGCATGTCCTTTATGCAAATGCAGCAACGGCATCCGAGCATATGCCGGGCTGGGCGGCGGCGAACCCGCTGGACCTGCCGCTTGGCGGCGCTGCGCCACGATTGTGGATCGGGAACGGATCCCAGACCGCAACACATTATGATGGCTCGACCAATCTCGCCTGCGTAGTCGCCGGCCAGCGCCGTTTTACGCTGTTTCCCCCAGACCAGGTCGGCAATCTCTATATCGGGCCGCTGGACCGGACGCTGGCTGGGCCCCCGGCAAGCATGGTGGACCCGCTCGCGCCAGATCTCGACCGCTATCCCCGCTATGCCGAAGCGCTAGGTCATGCGATGGTCGCCGATCTGGGGCCGGGCGATGCCTTGTTCATCCCGGCAATCTGGTGGCATCATGTCCAAGCGTTCGGGACGCTCAACGTGTTGTGCAATTATTGGTGGGCGTTCGATCCCAGCGTCTCGGCCTTCCATGCATTCGTGCATGCGATGATGGCAGTCCGCGATCGCCCAGCCGCGGAGAAGGAAGGGTGGCGTGCATGGTTCGAGCATTATGTTTTCGGTGATGATGCGCATGCTGCAGGCGATCATCTTCCAGAGGCGGCACGTGGTATATTGGGACTGGCCTCGCCGGACCGGACCGAGCGTATCCGCGGGTATCTGTTGAAGTCGCTACAGCGGCGCTAA